The proteins below are encoded in one region of Mycobacterium botniense:
- the ilvC gene encoding ketol-acid reductoisomerase, translated as MFYDDDADLSIIGSRRVGVIGYGSQGHAHALSLRDSGVQVRVGLREGSKSRLKVAEQGLPVGTPAEVAEWADVVMLLAPDTAQPDIFVNDIEPHLATGNALFFGHGLNIHFGLIKPAPDITVAMVAPKGPGHLVRRQFVDGKGVPCLVAVAQDPAGDGLALALSYAKAIGGTRAGVIKTTFKDETETDLFGEQTVLCGGVEELVKAGFDVMVHAGYPPELAYFEVLHELKLIVDLMYEGGLARMYYSVSDTAEFGGYLSGPRVVDAATRERMREILREIQDGSFVEKLVADVRDGSKQLHELRNRNAEHPIEVTGRKLRALMSWVDRPITETA; from the coding sequence ATGTTCTACGACGACGACGCGGATCTGTCGATTATTGGCAGCCGCCGGGTCGGCGTCATCGGGTACGGCAGCCAAGGGCACGCCCACGCGCTGAGCCTGCGCGACTCCGGTGTCCAGGTGCGCGTCGGGCTAAGGGAGGGCTCCAAGTCGCGGCTCAAGGTCGCCGAGCAGGGCTTGCCGGTCGGCACCCCCGCCGAGGTGGCCGAATGGGCCGATGTGGTCATGCTGCTCGCCCCCGACACCGCGCAGCCGGACATCTTCGTCAATGACATCGAACCCCACCTGGCCACGGGCAACGCGCTGTTTTTTGGTCACGGGCTCAACATTCACTTCGGTCTGATCAAACCGGCTCCCGACATCACCGTGGCGATGGTCGCCCCGAAAGGGCCCGGGCATCTGGTGCGCCGTCAGTTTGTCGACGGCAAAGGAGTGCCGTGCCTCGTCGCGGTGGCGCAGGACCCGGCGGGCGACGGCCTGGCGTTGGCCCTGTCGTACGCCAAGGCCATCGGCGGCACCCGCGCTGGTGTCATCAAAACCACGTTCAAAGACGAGACCGAAACCGACCTCTTCGGTGAGCAGACCGTGTTGTGCGGTGGGGTCGAGGAATTGGTCAAGGCCGGTTTCGACGTGATGGTCCACGCCGGCTACCCGCCGGAATTGGCCTACTTTGAGGTGCTGCACGAGCTGAAGCTGATCGTCGATTTGATGTACGAAGGCGGCCTGGCCCGCATGTACTATTCGGTGTCCGATACCGCGGAGTTCGGTGGATATCTGTCGGGTCCGCGTGTCGTCGACGCGGCCACGCGGGAGCGGATGCGCGAGATCCTGCGGGAAATCCAAGATGGCAGCTTCGTTGAAAAGCTGGTCGCCGATGTGCGAGACGGCAGCAAGCAACTGCACGAACTTCGCAACCGTAATGCCGAGCATCCCATCGAGGTCACCGGCAGGAAGCTGCGCGCACTGATGAGCTGGGTGGACCGTCCGATCACCGAAACCGCTTAA
- a CDS encoding PH domain-containing protein translates to MAHVAVGFFTLGLLVPVLTWPATAPLLVIPVVLSALIIRLRTVADRQGVTARTLLGSRSVRWEEIDGLRFTRGSWARAQLKSGGELRLPAVSFATLPQLSEVSAGRVPNPYR, encoded by the coding sequence ATGGCTCATGTGGCAGTGGGATTTTTCACCCTCGGGCTGCTGGTTCCGGTACTCACCTGGCCGGCCACCGCGCCGCTGCTGGTGATCCCGGTGGTCTTGTCGGCGTTGATCATCCGGCTGCGCACGGTCGCCGACCGCCAGGGCGTAACGGCGCGCACACTGCTCGGCAGCCGATCGGTGCGGTGGGAGGAGATCGACGGATTGCGGTTCACCCGGGGTTCGTGGGCGCGGGCACAGCTCAAAAGCGGCGGCGAGCTGCGATTGCCCGCGGTCAGCTTTGCCACCCTGCCGCAGCTCAGCGAAGTGAGTGCCGGCAGGGTGCCCAACCCCTACCGCTGA
- a CDS encoding pyridoxamine 5'-phosphate oxidase family protein → MGTNQRAQIVMSESEIAEFVARSRTGTLATIGPGGQPHLTAMWYGVLDGEIWLETKAKSQKAVNLRRDPRVSFLIEDGDTYDTLRGVSFEGVAEIVENPDTLFRLGVSVFERYTGPYSDAMKPAIDQMMHNRIGVRIITRRTRSWDHRKLGLPPMPVGGSTAPTAGAR, encoded by the coding sequence ATGGGAACGAATCAGCGCGCACAGATTGTGATGTCGGAATCCGAGATCGCCGAGTTCGTGGCACGTAGCCGCACCGGCACGCTGGCCACCATCGGCCCCGGCGGACAGCCGCATCTGACCGCGATGTGGTACGGCGTACTGGACGGCGAGATCTGGCTGGAAACCAAGGCTAAGTCCCAGAAGGCGGTCAATCTTCGGCGCGATCCACGGGTGAGCTTCCTGATCGAAGACGGCGACACCTATGACACGCTTCGCGGCGTTTCCTTTGAAGGCGTCGCCGAGATCGTCGAAAACCCCGATACGCTCTTCCGGCTGGGGGTCAGCGTGTTCGAGCGCTACACCGGCCCCTACAGCGACGCCATGAAGCCGGCGATCGACCAGATGATGCACAACCGCATCGGGGTACGCATCATTACCCGTCGCACCCGCTCCTGGGATCACCGCAAGCTCGGCCTGCCACCCATGCCCGTCGGCGGCTCGACCGCCCCCACCGCAGGGGCACGATAG
- a CDS encoding fumarylacetoacetate hydrolase family protein yields MRLGRIASPDGVAFVSIEGEPGAMTAREIAEHPFGTPTFTGRRWPLPDVRLLAPTLASKVVCVGKNYAAHVAEMGGAAAADPVIFLKPNTAIIGPNVPIRLPANASPVHFEGELGLVISRPCKDVPAARAAENILGYTIGNDVTARDQQQADGQWTRAKGHDTFCPVGPWIATDLDPADLELRTEVNGDVKQRSRTSLMIHDIGAIVEWISSVMTLLPGDLILTGTPDGVGPLEHGDTVAVSIEGIGTLTNPVVRKGKS; encoded by the coding sequence GTGCGCCTTGGTCGAATCGCCAGCCCCGACGGTGTAGCCTTCGTCAGCATCGAAGGCGAGCCCGGAGCGATGACTGCCCGCGAGATCGCCGAGCACCCATTCGGCACCCCAACCTTCACAGGCCGTCGCTGGCCGTTGCCCGACGTGCGCCTGCTGGCGCCAACGCTGGCGAGCAAGGTGGTCTGCGTCGGCAAGAACTACGCCGCCCACGTCGCCGAGATGGGCGGAGCAGCGGCGGCCGATCCGGTGATCTTCCTCAAGCCCAATACCGCCATCATCGGACCGAATGTGCCGATTCGCTTGCCGGCCAACGCGTCACCGGTGCATTTCGAGGGCGAGCTGGGGCTCGTGATCAGCCGGCCGTGTAAGGACGTGCCCGCCGCTCGGGCCGCCGAGAACATCCTCGGCTACACCATCGGCAATGATGTGACGGCCCGCGATCAGCAACAGGCTGACGGTCAATGGACCCGGGCCAAAGGACATGACACCTTTTGTCCGGTTGGGCCGTGGATCGCCACCGACCTCGACCCGGCCGACCTCGAATTGCGGACGGAGGTTAACGGCGACGTCAAGCAACGCAGTCGTACCTCGCTGATGATCCACGATATCGGTGCGATCGTGGAATGGATCTCGTCGGTGATGACGTTGTTGCCCGGAGATCTCATCCTCACCGGAACACCCGACGGTGTCGGTCCCCTCGAACACGGCGACACCGTGGCTGTGTCCATCGAGGGCATCGGTACTCTGACTAATCCTGTTGTGCGCAAAGGAAAGTCGTGA
- the ilvN gene encoding acetolactate synthase small subunit → MSPTTHTLSVLVEDKPGVLARVAALFSRRGFNIESLAVGATEQKNMSRMTIVVSAEDTPLEQITKQLNKLINVIKIVEQDPENSVGRELALIKVRADASTRSQVVEAAKLFRAKVIDVSPESLTIEATGMPDKLEALLRVLEPFGVREIVQSGLVSLSRGPRGIGTGK, encoded by the coding sequence ATGTCGCCTACCACACATACGCTTTCGGTGCTCGTCGAAGACAAACCCGGTGTGCTCGCCCGGGTCGCGGCACTGTTCTCCCGGCGGGGATTCAACATCGAGTCGCTGGCGGTCGGGGCCACCGAGCAGAAGAATATGTCCCGCATGACCATTGTCGTCTCCGCCGAGGACACCCCGCTCGAACAAATCACGAAGCAACTCAACAAGCTAATCAACGTGATCAAGATCGTCGAGCAGGATCCCGAAAACTCGGTGGGCCGCGAACTGGCGCTGATCAAGGTCCGCGCCGACGCGAGCACACGCAGTCAGGTTGTCGAAGCAGCGAAACTGTTCCGCGCCAAGGTGATTGACGTATCACCGGAATCATTGACCATCGAGGCAACGGGTATGCCGGACAAGCTCGAAGCGCTGCTTCGGGTGCTGGAACCCTTCGGTGTTCGTGAAATAGTGCAATCGGGGCTGGTGTCGTTGTCCCGCGGCCCGCGTGGCATAGGTACCGGCAAATAA
- the serA gene encoding phosphoglycerate dehydrogenase, with protein MSLPVVVIADKLAESTVAALGDQVDVRWVDGPNRDQLLSAVSEADALLVRSATTVDAEVLAAAPKLKIVARAGVGLDNVDVDAATERGVLVVNAPTSNIHSAAEHAIALLLAAARHIPAADASLRAHEWKRSSFTGTEIFGKTVGIVGLGRIGQLVAQRLAAFGTRIVAYDPYVSHARAAQLGIELVSLDDLLARADFISVHLPKTPETAGMIGRDALAKTKPGVIVVNAARGGLLDEEALAEAVRDGHVRAAGIDVFATEPCTDSPLFELPQVVVTPHLGASTVEAQERAGTDVAESVKLALAGEFVPDAVNVGAGVVSEEVLPWLDLVRKLGVLVGVLSDRLPVSLSVQVRGELAAEDVEVLRLSALRGLFSAVIEEPVTFVNAPALAAERGVSAEISTAPESPNHRSVVDVRAVGADGSVVNVAGTLSGPQMVQKIVQINGRNFDLRAQGINLIIHYVDQPGALGKIGTLLGAAGVNIHAAQLSEDSEGPGATIMLRVNRDVPEDVRSAISAAVAANKLEVVDLS; from the coding sequence GTGAGCTTGCCTGTTGTTGTGATTGCCGACAAACTCGCCGAATCAACCGTTGCCGCCCTGGGAGATCAGGTCGACGTGCGCTGGGTTGACGGCCCCAATCGAGACCAACTGCTGTCCGCGGTATCCGAGGCCGATGCACTGCTGGTGCGCTCCGCGACCACGGTTGACGCCGAGGTTTTGGCCGCCGCCCCCAAGCTCAAGATCGTGGCTCGCGCCGGGGTGGGGCTGGACAACGTCGACGTGGACGCGGCCACCGAGCGCGGGGTGCTCGTGGTCAATGCCCCGACGTCGAACATTCACAGCGCCGCTGAACACGCGATCGCGCTGCTGCTGGCGGCCGCCCGCCACATCCCCGCCGCGGACGCCTCACTGCGCGCGCACGAGTGGAAGCGCTCGTCGTTCACCGGCACCGAAATCTTCGGCAAAACGGTCGGTATCGTCGGGCTGGGCCGGATCGGGCAGCTGGTTGCGCAGCGGCTGGCCGCTTTCGGCACCCGCATCGTCGCCTATGACCCCTATGTGTCACACGCCCGGGCGGCGCAACTGGGTATCGAGCTGGTGTCCCTCGACGACCTGCTGGCCCGCGCCGACTTCATCTCGGTACATCTGCCGAAGACCCCGGAGACGGCGGGAATGATAGGCCGGGACGCCCTGGCCAAGACCAAGCCGGGTGTCATCGTCGTCAACGCCGCGCGCGGTGGCCTCCTCGACGAGGAAGCATTGGCCGAAGCCGTGCGCGACGGACACGTGCGTGCCGCGGGTATCGATGTGTTCGCCACCGAACCGTGCACGGACAGCCCCTTGTTCGAGCTGCCCCAAGTGGTGGTGACACCGCACCTGGGGGCCTCCACCGTCGAGGCTCAAGAGCGGGCCGGCACCGATGTGGCCGAAAGCGTCAAGCTGGCGCTGGCGGGCGAGTTTGTCCCCGATGCGGTCAACGTCGGCGCCGGGGTGGTCAGCGAGGAGGTGCTGCCCTGGCTGGATCTGGTGCGCAAGCTCGGTGTGCTGGTGGGTGTGCTTTCCGACCGGTTGCCGGTGTCGCTGTCGGTGCAGGTGCGCGGCGAACTGGCCGCTGAAGATGTTGAGGTGCTGCGGCTGTCGGCGCTACGCGGGTTGTTCTCGGCGGTGATCGAAGAGCCGGTGACATTCGTCAACGCCCCGGCACTGGCGGCTGAACGCGGGGTCTCCGCTGAAATCAGCACAGCTCCTGAAAGCCCCAATCATCGCAGCGTCGTCGACGTGCGGGCGGTCGGCGCGGACGGCTCCGTCGTGAACGTGGCCGGCACGCTGTCCGGCCCGCAGATGGTGCAGAAGATCGTGCAGATCAACGGCCGTAACTTCGACTTGCGTGCGCAGGGCATCAACCTGATCATCCACTACGTCGACCAGCCGGGAGCGCTGGGCAAAATCGGCACCTTGCTCGGTGCGGCCGGGGTGAACATCCACGCCGCGCAGCTGTCGGAGGACTCCGAAGGCCCGGGTGCGACGATCATGTTGCGCGTGAATCGTGACGTCCCCGAAGACGTGCGGTCGGCGATCAGCGCGGCCGTCGCAGCGAACAAGCTCGAGGTCGTTGATCTGTCGTGA
- the gltX gene encoding glutamate--tRNA ligase, which produces MRSAARVRVRFCPSPTGVPHVGLIRTALFNWAYARHTGGTFVFRVEDTDPGRDSEESYLALLDALRWLGLNWDEGPEVGGPYGPYRQSQRTDIYRDVVARLLDAGEAYQAFSTPEEVEARHIAAGRNPKLGYDNFDRDLTDAQRAAYLAEGRKPVIRLRMPDEDLGWHDLVRGPMTFAAGTIPDFALTRASGDPLYTLVNPVDDALMKITHVLRGEDLLPSTPRQIALYQALMRIGVADQIPQFAHLPTVLGEGTKKLSKRDPQSNLFVHRERGFIPEGLLNYLALLGWSIADDRDVFSLEEMVAAFDVVDVNANPARFDQKKADAINAEHIRLLDAEEFTARLREYFSAHGYHLGVDEAGFAVAARLVQTRIVVLGDAWGLLKFLNDDEYAIDPQAAARELGSHAGPVLDTALTALAGLDDWAATEIEAVLKGALVDGLGLQARKAFGPIRVATTGTAVSPPLFESLELLGRERTLRRLRSARQWTGHP; this is translated from the coding sequence GTGAGATCAGCGGCACGTGTGCGAGTCCGGTTCTGTCCGTCGCCCACCGGGGTTCCCCATGTCGGGCTGATCCGTACCGCCTTGTTCAACTGGGCCTATGCGCGGCATACCGGCGGTACTTTTGTCTTCCGGGTCGAGGACACCGACCCCGGGCGTGACAGCGAGGAAAGCTACCTCGCGCTGCTCGACGCGCTGCGCTGGCTGGGTTTGAATTGGGACGAGGGCCCAGAGGTCGGCGGGCCCTACGGTCCTTACCGGCAGTCGCAGCGCACGGACATCTACCGCGACGTGGTGGCGCGGCTGCTCGACGCGGGCGAAGCTTACCAGGCTTTTTCGACGCCGGAGGAGGTCGAGGCCCGTCACATCGCGGCGGGACGCAATCCCAAGCTGGGTTATGACAACTTCGATCGGGACCTGACCGACGCTCAGCGCGCGGCCTACCTGGCCGAGGGCCGCAAACCGGTGATACGGCTGCGGATGCCTGACGAAGATCTCGGCTGGCACGATCTGGTGCGCGGACCGATGACGTTCGCGGCAGGCACCATACCCGATTTCGCGTTGACCCGTGCCAGTGGGGATCCGTTGTACACATTGGTCAACCCGGTTGACGACGCGCTGATGAAGATCACCCACGTGCTACGCGGCGAGGATCTGCTGCCGTCAACCCCGCGCCAGATCGCGCTGTATCAGGCCCTGATGCGTATCGGAGTTGCCGATCAGATTCCCCAATTTGCACACCTGCCAACGGTCTTGGGAGAGGGCACCAAGAAGTTGTCGAAACGCGATCCGCAGTCGAACCTGTTCGTTCATCGCGAACGGGGTTTCATTCCGGAAGGACTCCTCAATTACCTTGCCCTGCTGGGTTGGTCGATCGCTGATGACCGTGACGTGTTCAGCCTCGAGGAGATGGTGGCCGCATTCGATGTCGTGGATGTCAACGCAAACCCGGCCCGGTTTGACCAGAAAAAGGCCGACGCGATCAATGCCGAGCATATTCGTCTGCTCGACGCAGAGGAGTTCACCGCCAGGTTGCGTGAGTACTTCTCCGCACACGGCTATCATCTGGGCGTCGACGAGGCCGGTTTTGCGGTGGCGGCCCGCCTGGTTCAGACCCGCATCGTCGTGCTCGGCGACGCATGGGGTCTGCTGAAGTTCCTCAACGACGACGAGTACGCCATCGACCCGCAGGCCGCCGCCAGGGAGCTGGGGTCACACGCCGGCCCGGTGCTCGACACTGCCCTTACAGCCTTGGCGGGTCTCGACGACTGGGCTGCCACCGAGATCGAGGCTGTCCTGAAAGGTGCACTCGTGGACGGGCTCGGACTTCAGGCCCGCAAGGCGTTCGGTCCGATCCGCGTCGCCACCACCGGAACAGCTGTCAGCCCGCCGTTGTTTGAATCGCTGGAACTGCTTGGCCGCGAGCGCACCCTGCGGCGGCTGCGGTCGGCCCGACAGTGGACCGGGCACCCCTGA
- a CDS encoding DoxX family protein codes for MTSQANDSRWRRTPNPDTPTPARPASASLVDPEDDLPSAGYAGDFETTTIPYYQSGYATDSKSSYQSGHESSYALENVRVGNSGYGGGLQQDPPSGAQQPGGGRHSAAGPDGSGSDDVGSGEDDERVRAAGRRGTQDLGLLILRTGLAAVLLAHGLQKLFGWWGGQGLTGFKNSLSDVGYQHAEILTYVGAGGEIVAGVLLVLGLFTPLAAAGALAYLINGLVASASAQPHSRSLSYFLPHGHEYDITLIVVAIAVILIGPGRYGFDAGRGWSRRPFIGSFVVLLGGIGAGIAVWVLLNGANPLR; via the coding sequence GTGACCAGTCAAGCAAATGACTCACGGTGGCGGCGAACGCCCAATCCCGACACGCCAACCCCGGCGCGCCCGGCTTCGGCAAGCCTGGTCGACCCGGAAGACGACCTGCCCTCAGCCGGCTATGCCGGCGATTTCGAGACCACCACGATCCCGTACTACCAATCGGGCTATGCAACCGACTCTAAGTCCAGCTATCAATCAGGCCATGAATCGAGTTATGCGCTAGAAAACGTGCGTGTCGGTAACTCTGGATACGGCGGGGGCTTGCAGCAGGACCCGCCGTCCGGAGCGCAGCAGCCCGGAGGGGGGCGGCACTCGGCGGCCGGGCCGGATGGCAGCGGGTCGGATGACGTCGGCTCCGGCGAGGACGACGAGCGGGTACGCGCCGCCGGCCGGCGCGGCACCCAGGATCTGGGCCTGCTGATACTGCGGACTGGTCTGGCCGCAGTGCTGCTCGCACACGGCCTGCAGAAGTTGTTCGGCTGGTGGGGCGGACAGGGGTTGACCGGATTCAAGAATTCGCTCTCTGATGTCGGCTACCAGCATGCCGAGATCCTTACCTACGTGGGCGCCGGCGGCGAGATCGTCGCCGGCGTCTTGTTAGTGCTGGGCTTGTTTACTCCGCTGGCGGCCGCGGGTGCGCTGGCGTACTTGATCAACGGCCTGGTTGCCAGCGCCTCAGCCCAGCCGCACTCGCGGTCGTTGTCGTATTTCCTGCCGCACGGACACGAATACGACATCACCTTGATCGTCGTCGCCATTGCAGTCATCCTGATCGGCCCGGGCCGTTACGGCTTCGACGCCGGTCGCGGCTGGTCCCGGCGGCCTTTTATCGGCTCGTTCGTTGTGCTGCTCGGGGGTATCGGCGCCGGTATCGCCGTGTGGGTGCTGCTGAACGGCGCCAACCCGTTGCGCTGA
- a CDS encoding acetolactate synthase large subunit codes for MQHASKSVGVQSKRIVPQQVTGAQAVVRSLEELGVEVIFGIPGGAVLPVYDPLFDSQKLRHVLVRHEQGAGHAASGYAHATGKVGVCMATSGPGATNLVTPLADAQMDSIPVVAITGQVGRQLIGTDAFQEADISGITMPITKHNFLVRSGDEIPQVLAEAFHIAATGRPGAVLVDIPKDVLQGQCTFSWPPRMELPGYKPTTKPHSRQVREAARLIAAARKPVLYIGGGVIRGEATAQLRDLAELTGIPVVTTLMARGAFPDSHPQHLGMPGMHGTVAAVAALQRSDLLIALGTRFDDRVTGKLDSFAPEAKVIHADIDPAEIGKNRRADVPIVGDVKAVIAELIVALRHDGTPGNLDLGDWWQYLRGVQATYPLSYGPQSDGSLSPEYVISTLGKIAGPDAVYVAGVGQHQMWAAQFICYEKPRTWINSGGLGTMGFAIPAAMGAKIARPEAEVWAVDGDGCFQMTNQELATCAVEGAPIKVALINNGNLGMVRQWQSLFYQERYSQTDLATHSHRIPDFVKLAEALGCVGLRCEREEDVVEVINAARAINDRPVVIDFIVGADAQVWPMVAAGTSNDEIQAARGIRPLFDDADNEGHA; via the coding sequence ATCCAACACGCGTCCAAGTCTGTCGGAGTTCAATCGAAACGTATTGTGCCGCAGCAAGTTACTGGCGCACAAGCGGTAGTTCGATCGCTGGAGGAACTCGGGGTCGAGGTTATTTTCGGGATTCCGGGCGGAGCAGTGCTGCCGGTGTACGATCCGCTGTTCGACTCGCAAAAACTGCGTCACGTGCTGGTTCGCCACGAGCAGGGCGCCGGGCATGCCGCCAGCGGCTACGCTCACGCGACCGGCAAAGTCGGGGTGTGCATGGCCACCTCGGGCCCCGGCGCCACCAACCTGGTGACCCCGCTGGCCGACGCGCAGATGGACTCCATCCCGGTGGTGGCCATCACCGGGCAAGTCGGCCGCCAGCTGATCGGCACCGACGCCTTTCAGGAGGCTGACATCTCCGGCATCACCATGCCGATCACCAAGCACAACTTCCTGGTCCGCAGCGGCGATGAGATTCCGCAGGTGCTGGCCGAGGCCTTCCACATCGCGGCCACCGGCCGCCCCGGCGCTGTGCTCGTCGACATCCCCAAGGACGTGCTGCAGGGCCAGTGCACGTTCAGCTGGCCGCCGCGCATGGAGCTTCCGGGCTACAAACCCACTACTAAACCGCACAGCCGGCAGGTGCGCGAGGCTGCGCGACTGATCGCAGCCGCCCGTAAGCCGGTGCTGTACATCGGCGGCGGTGTCATCCGCGGGGAGGCCACCGCGCAGCTGCGGGATCTGGCCGAGCTGACCGGAATCCCCGTCGTCACCACGCTGATGGCGCGCGGCGCCTTCCCGGATAGCCATCCGCAGCATCTGGGTATGCCGGGTATGCACGGCACCGTCGCGGCGGTGGCCGCACTGCAACGCAGCGACCTGCTGATCGCGTTGGGCACCCGCTTCGACGACCGGGTTACCGGAAAACTTGACTCATTCGCCCCGGAAGCCAAGGTCATCCACGCCGACATCGACCCGGCCGAGATCGGGAAAAACCGGCGCGCCGATGTGCCGATCGTCGGCGACGTCAAAGCGGTCATCGCTGAGCTCATCGTGGCACTGCGCCATGACGGCACCCCCGGCAACCTCGATCTCGGCGACTGGTGGCAGTACCTGCGCGGTGTGCAGGCCACCTATCCGCTGAGCTACGGGCCGCAGAGCGACGGCAGCCTGAGCCCGGAGTACGTGATCTCCACCCTCGGCAAGATCGCCGGGCCCGACGCCGTCTATGTCGCCGGCGTGGGACAGCATCAGATGTGGGCGGCGCAGTTCATCTGCTATGAGAAGCCGCGCACCTGGATCAACTCGGGCGGCCTGGGCACCATGGGTTTTGCCATCCCCGCGGCTATGGGCGCGAAAATCGCCCGGCCCGAGGCCGAGGTGTGGGCGGTCGACGGTGACGGCTGTTTTCAGATGACGAACCAAGAGCTGGCCACCTGCGCGGTGGAAGGCGCGCCGATCAAAGTCGCGCTGATCAACAACGGCAACCTGGGCATGGTGCGGCAATGGCAGTCGCTGTTCTACCAGGAACGCTACTCGCAGACGGACCTGGCCACCCACTCACATCGCATCCCGGACTTCGTGAAGTTGGCGGAAGCGCTCGGGTGCGTCGGGTTGCGTTGTGAGCGTGAAGAAGACGTGGTCGAGGTGATCAACGCGGCGCGCGCGATCAACGACCGCCCGGTGGTCATCGACTTCATCGTCGGGGCCGATGCGCAGGTCTGGCCGATGGTGGCCGCGGGAACCAGCAACGACGAAATCCAGGCCGCCCGCGGCATTCGCCCCCTCTTCGACGACGCCGACAACGAAGGGCATGCCTGA
- a CDS encoding 3-isopropylmalate dehydrogenase: MRLAVIAGDGIGPEVVTEAVKVLDAVLPGVEKTSYDLGARRFHATGEVLPDSVLAELRAHDAILLGAIGDPSVPSGVLERGLLLRLRFALDHYVNLRPARLYPGVNSPLTGNPAIDFVVVREGTEGPYTGTGGAIRVGTANEVATEVSVNTAFGVRRVVHDAFERAQQRRKHLTLVHKTNVLTFAGALWSRTVHEIGEKYPGVEVSYQHVDAATIHLVTDPGRFDVIVTDNLFGDIITDLAAAVCGGIGLAASGNIDPTRVNPSMFEPVHGSAPDIAGKGIADPTAAIMSVALMLAHVGEENAAARVDRAVAAHLATRGDARFSTSQIGERILAAL, from the coding sequence ATGAGGCTCGCGGTCATCGCCGGCGACGGCATTGGCCCCGAAGTGGTGACTGAGGCTGTCAAGGTGCTCGATGCGGTGCTGCCCGGTGTGGAGAAAACCAGCTACGACTTGGGGGCCCGGCGTTTCCACGCCACCGGCGAGGTCCTACCGGATTCGGTGCTCGCCGAGCTGCGGGCACATGACGCGATCCTGCTGGGTGCGATCGGTGATCCGTCGGTGCCCAGCGGCGTGCTGGAGCGCGGGTTGCTGTTGCGGCTGCGTTTCGCGCTGGACCACTACGTCAATCTGCGCCCAGCGCGGCTGTACCCGGGGGTGAATAGCCCCTTGACCGGGAATCCCGCCATCGACTTCGTTGTGGTCCGTGAGGGCACCGAGGGCCCTTACACCGGCACGGGTGGGGCCATCCGGGTCGGCACCGCCAACGAGGTCGCCACCGAGGTGAGCGTCAACACCGCGTTCGGGGTGCGCCGAGTGGTCCACGATGCTTTCGAGCGAGCTCAGCAGCGGCGCAAACACCTGACACTGGTGCACAAAACCAACGTGTTGACGTTCGCCGGTGCCCTGTGGTCGCGCACGGTGCACGAGATCGGCGAGAAATACCCGGGAGTCGAGGTGTCCTATCAACACGTCGACGCCGCCACCATCCATCTGGTGACCGATCCGGGCCGGTTCGACGTGATCGTCACCGACAACCTCTTTGGTGACATCATCACCGATTTGGCCGCTGCCGTGTGCGGCGGAATCGGGCTGGCCGCGAGCGGCAATATCGACCCCACCCGCGTGAATCCGTCGATGTTCGAACCGGTGCACGGCAGCGCGCCCGATATCGCCGGGAAGGGGATTGCCGACCCGACGGCCGCGATTATGTCGGTGGCGCTGATGCTCGCCCACGTCGGCGAGGAAAACGCCGCCGCGCGGGTGGATCGGGCTGTGGCGGCTCATCTCGCGACACGCGGCGACGCGCGGTTTTCGACCAGCCAAATCGGCGAACGGATTCTCGCTGCGCTGTAG